The following coding sequences lie in one Ancylothrix sp. D3o genomic window:
- a CDS encoding MFS transporter, with protein sequence MRVFLIVWFGQLISLIGSGLTNFALGVWVYQRTGSVTQFSLILLFGLLPTVLISPIAGAMVDRWNRRWCMILSDSGAGVTTVAVALLLATGSLQLWHIYLAVGLSSVFKAFQLPAYTASTALLVPKEQLPRASGMVQSGQACAQLFSPLLAGVLLGVIQIQGIVLIDFVTFLFALTTLLFVRFPNAKKGADYEDKKSSFWDEVNCGWTYIAVRPGLLMLLLLFAIDNFVYGVVEVLLTPLVLTFTSVTVLGTIQSLGGAGMLLGSLAMSIWGGPRPLIRGVFVFDFLCHLCILSLGLRTDAALFSLANFLFFFSLPIVNGCCNTILLRKVAPDIQGRVFATIQMICFSCIPLAYVVAGPLAERIFEPLMAADGLLAGSVGQVIGVGPGRGIGLLFITMEIIAILVTVAAYRYPRLRFVERELPDAI encoded by the coding sequence ATGCGCGTTTTCCTTATAGTCTGGTTCGGACAACTCATATCCCTAATTGGGTCGGGTCTGACTAACTTCGCATTGGGAGTGTGGGTGTACCAGCGCACGGGTTCAGTCACCCAATTTTCGCTAATCTTGCTATTTGGTCTGCTACCCACTGTCTTAATTTCCCCGATTGCTGGAGCAATGGTTGACCGATGGAACCGGCGATGGTGCATGATTCTATCGGACTCGGGCGCTGGTGTAACCACAGTGGCAGTAGCTTTATTACTCGCTACTGGTAGCCTTCAACTTTGGCACATCTACCTTGCTGTTGGTCTTAGTTCCGTCTTCAAAGCCTTTCAGCTACCCGCCTACACTGCTTCCACCGCTTTATTGGTACCGAAAGAACAGTTACCTCGCGCCAGCGGTATGGTTCAGTCAGGGCAAGCGTGCGCTCAACTATTCTCGCCCCTTCTGGCAGGAGTCTTACTAGGAGTTATTCAGATTCAGGGCATCGTTCTAATTGACTTCGTGACGTTCCTCTTTGCCCTTACCACTCTGTTATTTGTTCGTTTTCCTAATGCTAAAAAGGGTGCGGATTACGAAGACAAAAAAAGTTCATTTTGGGACGAAGTAAATTGTGGATGGACTTACATTGCCGTTCGTCCAGGGCTATTAATGCTACTGCTTTTATTCGCGATAGATAACTTTGTTTATGGAGTTGTTGAAGTTTTGCTCACACCCTTAGTCCTAACATTCACTTCAGTTACCGTACTCGGAACTATTCAATCTTTAGGCGGTGCCGGGATGCTGTTGGGTAGTCTGGCTATGAGTATTTGGGGAGGACCCAGACCTTTAATTCGTGGCGTATTTGTTTTTGATTTTTTGTGTCATTTGTGCATTTTGTCCTTGGGTTTACGCACTGATGCGGCGCTTTTTTCCCTGGCTAACTTCCTCTTTTTCTTCAGCCTGCCAATCGTCAATGGTTGTTGCAATACCATTTTACTCCGAAAAGTGGCTCCAGATATTCAAGGTCGGGTTTTTGCTACTATTCAGATGATTTGTTTCTCGTGCATCCCTCTTGCTTATGTTGTGGCAGGCCCCCTAGCCGAGCGCATCTTTGAACCTCTCATGGCGGCTGACGGGTTATTAGCAGGAAGTGTTGGACAAGTTATTGGTGTAGGGCCGGGTCGAGGCATTGGCCTCCTATTTATTACTATGGAAATTATCGCCATACTGGTGACAGTTGCCGCTTACCGCTATCCTCGCTTGCGCTTTGTGGAACGCGAATTGCCCGATGCGATTTAG